CCGGGTGCCCGCGTAGCCGGCGTCAGCGCAGCATGGTGGCGACGATGTCGGCCAGGTAGCCCAGGCGAGCCACCTCCGACGGGCGGAATTCCGGGCCCGGGCGGCCCAGCACCACCGCGGTGTGCGGATCGCCCAAGGGGGCGGCGACCATCGTGGTGTCCATGTCGCGCCACGCCTGCGGCACCCACTCGCCGGTGCTGTCCAGCGTCGCGGCCCGCTCGATGGGCAGCCACGGGGCCGAATCCGCCCGCGTCTCCGGCGCCCCCCGGCTGGAGGCCAGCCGGTGCAGCTCGTCGCCCGCACTGCGCAGCACGGTGCACCAGCTGACGCGCAGCACCCGGGGTGCCTCGTTGGCCAGGACCTGCAGCCGCGACGCCTTGTCGCCGGCCGCGGCGACGTGATCGAGCAGCTCCAGCTCGCGATGCGCTTCCAGTAGCCCGGTGTGCGGACGCACGCTGTCCACCCGGACACCGGAAAGCGCCTCCGCGGCGGTGATCAGCGTGTCCGGCAGCGCTCCCGGCGGCAATTCGATCACCAGGTCGTCGATCGCATACCCCGAGCTGCGCTCGACGACGTCGAGCGACAAGATGTCGGCGCCCACCGAGCCGAGCGCCACGGCCAGCGAGCCCAGGCTGCCCGGGCGGTCGACCAGCTCGATGCGCAACAGATACGACGGCACGGCCAACACTGTTGCACAGCGATGCGTCGACTGCATTTCCGTGGATAGCGGGCGGCCCTGAACCCGTCGGCGCGCTCGCGGCTAGGCTTTCCTGTCGTGTCTCAGATCTCCCGCGACGAGGTGGCGCACCTGGCCCGGCTGTCCCGGCTGGCACTGACCGACAGCGAGCTCGACAGCTTCGCCGGCCAGCTCGATGCCATCCTGACCCACGTCAGCCAGGTGCAGGCGGTCGACGTCACCGGCGTCGAAGCGACCGGCAACCCGCTCAAGGACGTGAACGTCACCCGCCCTGACGCGCCGATCCGCTGCCTGACCCAGCAGGAAGCGCTGGCCGAGGCGCCCGAGGCGGTCGACGGCCGCTTCGCGGTGCCGCAGATCCTCGGGGACAGCGAGTGAACGAGATCATCCGGTCCGACGCCGCGACCCTGGCCGCCCGGATCGCCGCCAAGGAGCTGTCGTCGGTCGAGGTCACCCAGGCCTGCCTGGACCAGATCGCGGCCACCGACGACCGATACCACGCTTTCCTGCACGTCGCCGCCGACGAAGCGCTGGGCGCGGCGGCCGTGGTCGACGAGGCGGTGGCCGCCGGCGAGCGGCTGCCCTCGGCGCTGGCCGGGGTGCCGCTGGCGCTCAAGGACGTCTTCACCACCGTCGACATGCCCACCACCTGCGCCTCCAAGATTCTCGAGGGCTGGCGTTCTCCCTACGACGCAACCGTCACCACGCGGTTGCGCGCCGCGGGCATCCCGATTCTCGGCAAGACCAACATGGACGAATTCGCGATGGGATCGTCGACGGAGAACTCCGCCTACGGCCCCACCCGCAACCCGTGGGACCTCGACCGGGTGCCCGGCGGCTCCGGGGGAGGCAGCGCGGCGGCGCTGGCCGCGTTCCAGGCACCCCTTGCCATCGGATCCGACACCGGCGGCTCTATCCGCCAGCCGGCGGCGCTGACCGCGACGGTCGGCGTCAAGCCCACCTACGGCACCGTGTCCCGCTACGGGCTGGTGGCGTGCGCGTCGTCCTTGGATCAGGGCGGCCCGTGCGCGCGTACGGTGCTGGACACCGCGTTGCTGCACCAGGTGATCGCCGGGCACGACCACCGCGACTCCACGTCCGTCGAGGCGGCGGTGCCCGATGTCGTCGCCGCCGCCAAAGCCGGCGCGGCCGGGGACCTCAAGGGCGTGCGCGTCGGAGTCGTGAAGCAGCTGCGCGGTGACGGCTACCAGCCCGGAGTGCTGGCCTCGTTCGAGGCCGCGGTCGCCCGGCTGACCGAGCTGGGCGCCGAGGTGAGCGAAGTCGACTGCCCGCACTTCGAGTACGCGCTGGCCGCCTACTACCTGATCCTGCCGTCGGAGGTGTCGAGCAACCTGGCCCGCTTCGACGCGATGCGTTACGGGCTGCGCGTCGGTGACGACGGCACGCACAGCGCCGAGGAAGTGATGGCGCTGACCCGGGCCGCCGGTTTCGGCCCGGAAGTCAAGCGGCGCATAATGATCGGCACCTACGCGCTGTCGGCCGGTTATTACGACGCCTATTACAACCAGGCGCAGAAGGTGCGCACGCTGATCGCCCGCGACCTCGACGGGGCGTACCAGTCCGTCGACGTGGTCGTGTCACCCGCCACTCCGACCACCGCCTTCCCGCTGGGGGAGAAGGTGGACGATCCGCTGGCCATGTACCTGTTCGACCTGTGCACGCTGCCGCTGAACCTGGCCGGCCACTGCGGCATGTCGGTGCCGTCGGGGCTGTCACCGGATGACGGCCTGCCGGTCGGGCTGCAGATCATGGCGCCGGCACTGGCCGACGACCGCCTCTACCGGGTGGGCGCCGCCTACGAGGCGGCCCGCGGCCCGCTACCGTCGCCACCCACCCTGTAACGCCACTTCCCGAGCGATTTTGAGCTGCCCGCGCCATCGGGCCGCCGCCCCAGGCAAGATGAAGGCATGCGGATCGGAGTTCTCACCGGAGGCGGCGACTGCCCGGGGCTGAACGCCGTCATTCGGGCGGTGGTGCGCACCTGCGACGCCCGGTACGGCTCGTCGGTGGTCGGCTTCCAGGACGGGTGGCGCGGGTTGCTGGAAAACCGGCGCATACAACTGCATAACGACGACCGCAATGACCGGCTGTTGGCCAAGGGCGGCACGATGCTGGGGACCGCGCGGGTGCACCCGGACAAGCTGCGCGCCGGGCTGGACCAGATCAAGCAGACCCTGGACGACAACGGCATCGACGTGCTCATCCCGATCGGCGGCGAAGGCACCCTGACCGCCGCGCACTGGCTGTCGGAGGAAAACGTTCCCGTCGTCGGCGTGCCGAAGACCATCGACAATGACATCGATTGCACCGACGTCACTTTCGGCCACGACACCGCGCTGACGGTGGCCACGGAAGCCATCGACCGCCTGCACAGCACCGCCGAATCCCACCAGCGGGTGATGCTGGTGGAGGTGATGGGCAGGCATGCGGGGTGGATCGCGCTGAACGCCGGCATGGCTTCCGGCGCGCACATGACGCTGATTCCCGAGCAGCCCTTCGACGTGGAGGAGGTTTGCCGGCTGGTCAAACGCCGCTTCCAGCGCGGGGATTCGCACTTCATCTGCGTGGTCGCCGAGGGGGCCAAGCCCATCCCCGGCTCGATCTCGTTGCGCGAGGGTGGGATTGACGAGTTCGGTCATGAGAAATTCACCGGTGTGGCGGCCCAGCTGGGTGCCGAGGTGGAAAAG
This genomic interval from Mycobacterium sp. SMC-2 contains the following:
- a CDS encoding amino acid-binding protein: MPSYLLRIELVDRPGSLGSLAVALGSVGADILSLDVVERSSGYAIDDLVIELPPGALPDTLITAAEALSGVRVDSVRPHTGLLEAHRELELLDHVAAAGDKASRLQVLANEAPRVLRVSWCTVLRSAGDELHRLASSRGAPETRADSAPWLPIERAATLDSTGEWVPQAWRDMDTTMVAAPLGDPHTAVVLGRPGPEFRPSEVARLGYLADIVATMLR
- the gatC gene encoding Asp-tRNA(Asn)/Glu-tRNA(Gln) amidotransferase subunit GatC; protein product: MSQISRDEVAHLARLSRLALTDSELDSFAGQLDAILTHVSQVQAVDVTGVEATGNPLKDVNVTRPDAPIRCLTQQEALAEAPEAVDGRFAVPQILGDSE
- the gatA gene encoding Asp-tRNA(Asn)/Glu-tRNA(Gln) amidotransferase subunit GatA, with the protein product MNEIIRSDAATLAARIAAKELSSVEVTQACLDQIAATDDRYHAFLHVAADEALGAAAVVDEAVAAGERLPSALAGVPLALKDVFTTVDMPTTCASKILEGWRSPYDATVTTRLRAAGIPILGKTNMDEFAMGSSTENSAYGPTRNPWDLDRVPGGSGGGSAAALAAFQAPLAIGSDTGGSIRQPAALTATVGVKPTYGTVSRYGLVACASSLDQGGPCARTVLDTALLHQVIAGHDHRDSTSVEAAVPDVVAAAKAGAAGDLKGVRVGVVKQLRGDGYQPGVLASFEAAVARLTELGAEVSEVDCPHFEYALAAYYLILPSEVSSNLARFDAMRYGLRVGDDGTHSAEEVMALTRAAGFGPEVKRRIMIGTYALSAGYYDAYYNQAQKVRTLIARDLDGAYQSVDVVVSPATPTTAFPLGEKVDDPLAMYLFDLCTLPLNLAGHCGMSVPSGLSPDDGLPVGLQIMAPALADDRLYRVGAAYEAARGPLPSPPTL
- a CDS encoding ATP-dependent 6-phosphofructokinase — its product is MRIGVLTGGGDCPGLNAVIRAVVRTCDARYGSSVVGFQDGWRGLLENRRIQLHNDDRNDRLLAKGGTMLGTARVHPDKLRAGLDQIKQTLDDNGIDVLIPIGGEGTLTAAHWLSEENVPVVGVPKTIDNDIDCTDVTFGHDTALTVATEAIDRLHSTAESHQRVMLVEVMGRHAGWIALNAGMASGAHMTLIPEQPFDVEEVCRLVKRRFQRGDSHFICVVAEGAKPIPGSISLREGGIDEFGHEKFTGVAAQLGAEVEKRINKDVRVTVLGHVQRGGTPTAYDRVLATRFGVNAADAAHAGEYGQMVSLRGQDIGRVALADAVRRLKLVPESRYDDAAAFFG